One window of the Pseudarthrobacter sp. ATCC 49987 genome contains the following:
- the moaA gene encoding GTP 3',8-cyclase MoaA: MSVQLGMPQPRADDGPGAGTSGAQLAARPAGMPAGLVDRYGRRATDMRLSLTDKCNLRCTYCMPAEGLEWLSKQAVMSAEEIVRIVRIGVDILGVRELRLTGGEPLVRADLLDIISALRQAHPDLPISMTTNAVGLDKKAAGLKAAGLSRINVSLDSLHEETFTQLTRRPFLNKVLAGVDAAWAAGLGPVKLNAVLMRGINDVESPALLAWALDRGYELRFIEQMPLDADHGWTRRNMITAAEIRELLSVDYVLSADPRDRDGAPAERFEVRARVPGTAEAAGPVLGTVGIIASVTEPFCSDCRRTRITAEGKIMSCLFSREEVDLLGLLREGASDEQLAGRWQDAMWIKPKAHGMDHVGLDAPDFVQPDRSMSAIGG; encoded by the coding sequence ATGAGTGTTCAGCTAGGTATGCCCCAGCCCCGCGCGGATGACGGACCCGGCGCGGGCACCTCCGGCGCGCAGCTGGCCGCGCGCCCGGCCGGAATGCCCGCCGGCCTCGTGGACCGTTACGGCCGCCGTGCCACCGACATGCGGCTGTCCCTGACGGACAAATGCAACCTGCGCTGCACCTACTGCATGCCGGCCGAGGGCCTGGAGTGGCTGTCCAAGCAGGCGGTGATGTCGGCGGAGGAGATAGTCCGGATCGTGCGGATCGGCGTCGACATTCTGGGTGTGCGCGAGCTGCGGCTCACCGGCGGGGAACCTCTGGTCCGGGCCGATCTGCTGGACATCATTTCGGCGCTCCGCCAGGCCCACCCTGACCTTCCGATCTCCATGACCACGAACGCCGTCGGGCTGGACAAGAAGGCTGCCGGGCTCAAGGCCGCCGGACTGTCCCGCATCAACGTCTCGCTCGACTCGCTGCATGAGGAGACGTTCACCCAGCTGACCCGCCGCCCCTTCCTGAACAAGGTCCTGGCCGGCGTGGACGCGGCCTGGGCGGCCGGACTGGGACCCGTGAAGCTCAACGCCGTGCTGATGCGCGGCATCAACGACGTCGAATCCCCGGCATTGCTGGCTTGGGCGCTGGACCGCGGCTACGAGCTTCGGTTCATCGAGCAGATGCCGCTCGACGCCGACCACGGCTGGACCCGCCGGAACATGATCACCGCCGCGGAAATCCGTGAGCTGCTCTCCGTGGACTACGTGCTCAGCGCCGATCCCCGGGACCGCGACGGCGCCCCGGCGGAACGCTTCGAGGTCCGGGCCAGGGTCCCGGGCACGGCCGAGGCCGCCGGCCCGGTGCTGGGAACCGTGGGGATCATCGCCTCCGTCACCGAGCCGTTCTGCTCCGACTGCCGCCGCACCCGCATCACGGCCGAGGGCAAGATCATGAGCTGCCTGTTCTCCCGCGAGGAAGTCGACCTGCTGGGGCTGCTCCGCGAAGGTGCCAGCGACGAACAACTCGCCGGGCGCTGGCAGGACGCCATGTGGATCAAGCCCAAGGCCCACGGCATGGACCACGTCGGACTGGACGCCCCGGACTTCGTCCAGCCGGACCGCAGCATGAGCGCCATCGGAGGCTGA
- a CDS encoding MoaD/ThiS family protein produces the protein MNVRYFAAARAAAGVDEESFDLPADATVASLLAAILAVERPEPPAGTPPLARLLSRSSFLLNEVAVRNRAAALKPDDVVDVLPPFAGG, from the coding sequence GTGAACGTACGTTACTTCGCTGCCGCGCGCGCTGCCGCCGGCGTCGATGAAGAGAGTTTTGACCTCCCCGCGGACGCCACCGTCGCCTCACTCCTGGCGGCGATCCTCGCCGTCGAACGACCGGAACCACCGGCCGGGACCCCGCCGCTGGCGCGCCTGCTGTCCCGCAGCAGCTTCCTGCTCAACGAGGTGGCGGTGCGGAACCGTGCAGCGGCGCTGAAGCCGGACGATGTCGTCGACGTGCTGCCGCCGTTCGCCGGCGGCTAG
- a CDS encoding helix-turn-helix transcriptional regulator, protein MTTSWALSRSLERIGQLCRDVPDDRELRRGVLAELGRMVPFSAYAWPLADPESATGISPMARIPCPDELPDLIRLKYLTPDCRWTALMGQPRPATTLLVETGGHPARSPLWSGLLARYGVTDMLSAVFADKHGCWGWLDLWRSGDEGIFSEPETEYVAAAAPLVAAGLRRSRAAQCRRDAGGSSPAGPAVRKPLPPQAVLTLDEELAVVGQTASAGDWLGLLQRGPRPYEGIPAEVLNVAAQLLAREAGVDARPAMSRLPVGRGAWALLRSTRMDASRPGATPPLAVTIQECPAADRLEVFARCFALTPQQHRLLGLTAGGLNTAELAAALGIRPYTVQDQFKAVFAACGVRSRSALLGLALGTAAVPPGPGAAGRS, encoded by the coding sequence ATGACCACCAGCTGGGCGCTGAGCCGGAGCCTGGAACGCATCGGGCAGCTCTGCCGCGACGTCCCCGACGACCGGGAGCTGCGCCGGGGAGTGCTGGCGGAACTGGGCCGGATGGTGCCGTTCAGCGCCTATGCCTGGCCGCTGGCGGATCCTGAATCGGCCACCGGCATCTCGCCGATGGCCAGGATCCCCTGTCCGGACGAGCTTCCGGACCTGATCCGGCTCAAGTACCTGACACCGGACTGCCGCTGGACCGCCCTGATGGGCCAGCCCCGGCCGGCCACCACCCTGCTGGTGGAGACCGGCGGCCACCCGGCGCGCAGCCCCCTGTGGTCCGGGCTGCTGGCCCGCTACGGGGTGACGGACATGCTGTCCGCGGTCTTTGCCGACAAACACGGCTGCTGGGGCTGGCTGGACCTTTGGCGTTCCGGGGACGAGGGCATCTTCAGCGAGCCGGAGACGGAGTACGTTGCCGCGGCGGCGCCGCTCGTGGCGGCCGGGCTCCGGCGGAGCCGGGCGGCACAGTGCCGGCGGGACGCGGGAGGTAGCAGCCCTGCCGGGCCGGCTGTCCGGAAGCCCTTGCCGCCGCAGGCCGTGCTGACGCTCGATGAGGAGCTGGCCGTGGTGGGGCAGACCGCGTCAGCCGGCGACTGGCTGGGGCTGCTGCAGCGCGGACCCCGGCCGTACGAGGGCATTCCGGCGGAGGTCCTCAACGTCGCCGCCCAGCTGCTGGCCAGGGAAGCCGGGGTGGACGCCCGCCCGGCGATGTCCCGTCTTCCCGTCGGCCGCGGCGCCTGGGCGCTGCTGCGTTCTACCAGGATGGACGCCAGCCGGCCGGGGGCAACGCCTCCGCTCGCGGTGACCATCCAGGAGTGCCCGGCGGCGGACAGGCTGGAGGTGTTCGCCCGTTGCTTTGCCCTGACCCCGCAACAGCACCGGCTCCTGGGACTCACCGCCGGCGGACTTAACACGGCCGAGCTGGCAGCCGCCCTGGGAATCCGTCCCTACACCGTGCAGGACCAGTTCAAGGCTGTTTTCGCTGCCTGCGGCGTCCGGAGCCGGAGCGCGCTGCTGGGCCTGGCCCTTGGCACTGCGGCCGTGCCGCCCGGGCCCGGCGCAGCGGGCCGGTCGTGA
- a CDS encoding alpha/beta hydrolase yields the protein MIQATSNSSYRTTEVAVRGGNLHTALWGPEDPAAPTILAVHGVTASHKAWPALAQALPDIRIIAPDLRGRGRSNALPAPYGMPSHAEDLAAVLAALSTGPVVVVGHSMGAFASVVLANLYPERVRSLVLVDGGLPLQVPVGLSDEQIVAAVLGPAAERLNATFASREVYRSFWRQHPAFSADWSPLVEEYVDYDLTGEAPVFRPATRYQAMADDTAELHRGASLLKALEELAVETLVLRAPRGLLNEPGGLYAPGYLDAWAEKLPALTVREIPDVNHYTIVMGGAGAAAVADTVREALAVA from the coding sequence ATGATCCAGGCAACAAGCAACTCCAGCTACCGGACCACCGAGGTCGCGGTCCGGGGCGGAAACCTGCACACCGCCCTTTGGGGCCCCGAGGACCCGGCCGCCCCGACCATCCTGGCGGTGCACGGCGTGACAGCGTCCCACAAGGCCTGGCCGGCGCTGGCCCAGGCCCTGCCGGACATCAGGATCATTGCCCCGGACCTGCGCGGCCGGGGCCGGAGCAACGCCCTGCCCGCGCCGTACGGGATGCCCTCCCACGCCGAGGACCTCGCGGCCGTACTGGCCGCGCTGAGCACCGGGCCCGTAGTGGTCGTTGGCCATTCGATGGGCGCCTTCGCCTCCGTGGTCCTCGCGAACCTGTACCCGGAGCGGGTGCGGTCCCTGGTACTGGTCGACGGCGGACTGCCGCTGCAGGTGCCCGTGGGACTCAGCGACGAGCAGATCGTCGCTGCCGTGCTCGGTCCGGCGGCGGAGCGCCTCAACGCCACCTTCGCCAGCCGGGAGGTCTACCGGAGCTTCTGGAGGCAGCATCCAGCGTTCAGCGCGGACTGGAGCCCGCTCGTGGAGGAATATGTCGACTACGACCTCACCGGCGAGGCGCCGGTGTTCCGGCCAGCCACACGCTACCAGGCGATGGCGGACGACACCGCAGAGCTGCACCGTGGCGCCTCACTCCTGAAAGCACTGGAGGAGCTCGCGGTGGAGACCCTCGTGCTGCGGGCGCCGCGCGGCCTGCTCAATGAGCCCGGCGGTCTGTACGCGCCCGGCTATCTGGATGCCTGGGCGGAGAAGCTGCCGGCGTTGACCGTCCGCGAGATCCCGGACGTCAACCATTACACGATCGTCATGGGCGGGGCAGGCGCCGCTGCTGTCGCGGACACCGTGCGGGAGGCGCTGGCGGTCGCGTAG
- a CDS encoding TetR/AcrR family transcriptional regulator gives MSAAPRTARGTRTRAKLLQAAETVFASVGYHEASIVKITEEAGVGLGTFYLYFEGKQAIFDEVVEDLNRRVRHAMTDAARAAGTRLAAERAGFRAFFKFTAEHPALYRIIRQAEFVSPGALRLHYTRIVNGYIEGLKAAQLSGEVRAMDPTVAAWALMGIGELIGMRWVLWDEEGAEPAQGARPDVPEEVFEEMMQFIERALAPAPGAGQGAAPGPDFGTIQTPEGTAP, from the coding sequence GTGAGCGCCGCGCCGCGCACCGCGAGGGGCACCCGCACCCGGGCCAAGCTGCTGCAGGCCGCCGAAACGGTGTTCGCCTCGGTGGGCTACCACGAGGCCTCGATTGTGAAAATCACCGAGGAGGCCGGCGTCGGCCTTGGCACCTTCTACCTGTACTTCGAGGGCAAGCAGGCCATTTTTGACGAGGTCGTCGAGGACCTGAACCGGCGGGTCCGGCACGCCATGACGGATGCCGCGCGCGCAGCCGGCACCCGGCTCGCGGCCGAACGCGCGGGTTTCCGGGCCTTCTTCAAGTTCACCGCGGAACATCCGGCGCTGTACCGGATCATCCGGCAGGCCGAATTCGTCTCACCCGGCGCGCTGCGGCTGCACTACACCCGGATCGTCAACGGCTACATCGAGGGGCTCAAAGCCGCGCAGCTCAGCGGCGAAGTCCGGGCGATGGATCCCACCGTCGCGGCCTGGGCCCTGATGGGCATCGGCGAGCTGATCGGCATGCGCTGGGTGCTGTGGGACGAGGAAGGCGCCGAACCCGCGCAGGGCGCCCGGCCGGATGTCCCGGAGGAAGTCTTTGAGGAAATGATGCAGTTCATCGAGCGTGCGCTCGCCCCGGCCCCGGGGGCCGGCCAGGGCGCCGCCCCCGGCCCCGACTTCGGCACCATTCAGACCCCGGAAGGGACAGCCCCATGA
- a CDS encoding class I adenylate-forming enzyme family protein, translated as MSTSGTGRPVGLHTLGRWTTDRSLATPQRIAIDDRGCTLSYGELERRAAGLAAGLTAAGYATGDRIATLTGNSSDHVVVFFACAKAGLVLVPLSWRLSPKELATQLELADPQLLLVENELDSLAAGASTLLVHRPRTAALGPGGIEKSVPAPTRTVTGGRHEVRREVRDDDPLLMIFTSGTEGASKAAVLTHANCFWTNLSLSRTLDLGSTDVVLAVLPQFHVGGWNIQPLLAWWTGATVVLERGFEPGRVLQLIAERRVSMLMGVPTQYLMLAEHPDFASAELGSLRHAVVGGAPMPAPLLRIWHRRGVALSQGYGLTEASPNVLCLANEDAARMVGYSGKPYPHVAVAVADPVTGEILDGAASGELLVGGPGVFAGYFRDPAATAAVMAGDWLRTGDLVERDADGYIKVVDRLKDIYISGGENVAPAEVEAALLAHPAVAQAAVVGVEDERWGETGVAFVVIRPGLATDEQELLEHCAAQLAHFKVPARIEMVGALPRTALNKVLRTRLRQQLDGSGPAGRPEHPAAAVPADGGRR; from the coding sequence ATGAGCACCTCCGGAACCGGACGGCCTGTCGGGCTGCACACCCTGGGCCGCTGGACCACGGACCGCAGCCTCGCCACCCCGCAGCGGATCGCCATCGACGACCGCGGCTGCACGCTGAGCTACGGCGAGCTGGAACGCCGGGCGGCCGGCCTCGCCGCCGGCCTGACGGCGGCCGGTTACGCCACGGGGGACCGGATCGCGACCCTGACCGGCAACAGCTCGGACCACGTGGTGGTGTTCTTCGCCTGCGCCAAGGCCGGGCTGGTCCTCGTCCCGCTGTCCTGGCGGCTCTCGCCCAAGGAGCTCGCGACGCAGCTTGAGCTCGCCGACCCGCAGCTGCTGCTCGTCGAAAACGAACTGGATTCCCTCGCCGCCGGGGCAAGCACATTGCTGGTGCACCGGCCGCGGACCGCCGCCCTGGGTCCAGGCGGCATCGAAAAGTCGGTCCCCGCTCCCACCCGGACGGTCACCGGCGGCCGGCATGAGGTCCGCAGGGAAGTGCGCGACGACGACCCCCTCCTGATGATCTTCACGTCCGGCACCGAGGGGGCCAGCAAGGCCGCCGTGCTGACCCATGCGAACTGCTTCTGGACCAACCTCTCGCTGTCCCGGACGCTGGACCTGGGCAGCACCGACGTCGTACTGGCAGTGCTGCCGCAGTTCCACGTCGGCGGCTGGAACATCCAGCCCCTGCTGGCGTGGTGGACCGGCGCCACCGTGGTGCTCGAACGCGGCTTCGAACCCGGCAGGGTCCTGCAGCTGATCGCGGAGCGGCGCGTGAGCATGCTGATGGGCGTCCCCACCCAGTACCTGATGCTCGCCGAGCATCCCGACTTCGCGTCCGCCGAGCTGGGCAGCCTCCGGCACGCCGTCGTGGGCGGTGCGCCCATGCCGGCGCCGCTGCTGCGGATCTGGCACCGCAGGGGAGTGGCGCTGAGCCAGGGCTACGGACTCACTGAGGCGTCCCCGAATGTGCTCTGCCTGGCCAACGAGGACGCCGCCCGGATGGTGGGATATTCGGGCAAACCGTACCCGCATGTCGCCGTCGCCGTGGCCGATCCGGTGACCGGGGAAATCCTCGACGGCGCCGCCTCCGGGGAACTGCTGGTGGGCGGGCCCGGGGTTTTTGCCGGCTACTTCCGCGACCCCGCCGCGACTGCCGCCGTTATGGCCGGGGACTGGCTGCGCACCGGGGACCTGGTGGAACGCGACGCCGACGGCTACATCAAAGTCGTGGACCGGCTCAAGGACATCTACATTTCCGGCGGCGAAAACGTGGCCCCGGCCGAGGTCGAGGCGGCGCTGCTGGCCCATCCGGCGGTGGCGCAGGCCGCCGTCGTCGGCGTGGAAGACGAGCGCTGGGGCGAAACCGGTGTGGCCTTTGTGGTGATCCGCCCCGGTCTGGCCACGGACGAGCAGGAACTTCTCGAGCACTGCGCTGCCCAGCTGGCGCATTTCAAGGTTCCCGCACGGATCGAAATGGTTGGAGCCCTGCCCCGCACGGCGCTGAACAAGGTGCTGCGGACCCGGCTCCGCCAGCAGCTCGACGGGAGCGGACCGGCAGGACGCCCCGAACACCCGGCCGCTGCAGTGCCCGCGGACGGGGGCCGGCGGTGA
- a CDS encoding branched-chain amino acid ABC transporter permease, translating to MTTDTDATGTNRAGTDRTDTQGTGGGTTGTRPANPHNQPGRPRLTRRRIAGTAAGVAGIVLLVLLPLLNLSLPGVLPGPTYTPGSLQLLAMCMLMAAAALTYHLLLGVAGLLSFGHALYFGAGVYGLAIILQNLDIPLLPAMGLTLLIVIVLAHVVGSISLRVSGIPFAMVTLAFAQAGSVIVGRNPDGTTGGDEGLTLRTDNLPDFLVGVVNTRNLYWLALTVLVAVFVVVTWVQSSRAGHVAAAVRENELRVRVLGLQPYLVKLLIFVVSAILVSIIGMVFLLLQSGAVPRAMSADLTITLLVMVVLGGVGSRWGAVIGGVFYTILDQRLTTLANSDAIDALPDILRVPLSEPLFILGTLFILVVLFLPGGLTGTAQLLAHRRDRQKARRGGRGAGPNSPGHDSTGSERTAMSREILEESA from the coding sequence ATGACCACCGATACCGACGCCACCGGCACCAACCGGGCGGGCACCGACAGGACCGACACCCAAGGCACCGGCGGGGGCACTACGGGAACCCGCCCCGCCAACCCGCACAACCAGCCCGGCCGGCCGCGCCTGACCCGCCGGAGGATCGCCGGCACAGCAGCCGGGGTCGCCGGCATCGTGCTCCTGGTCCTGCTGCCCCTGCTCAACCTGTCCCTGCCCGGCGTGCTGCCCGGACCGACGTACACGCCGGGATCCCTGCAGCTGCTCGCGATGTGCATGCTGATGGCCGCCGCCGCCCTGACGTACCACCTGCTGCTCGGCGTCGCCGGGCTGTTGTCCTTCGGCCATGCGCTGTATTTCGGCGCCGGGGTCTACGGGCTGGCAATCATCCTGCAGAACCTGGACATCCCGCTGCTGCCCGCAATGGGCCTGACCCTGCTGATCGTGATCGTGCTGGCCCATGTGGTGGGCAGTATCAGCCTGCGGGTCAGCGGCATTCCGTTCGCCATGGTCACACTCGCGTTCGCCCAGGCCGGCTCGGTGATCGTCGGACGCAACCCTGACGGCACCACCGGCGGAGACGAAGGCCTGACGCTGCGCACCGACAACCTGCCCGACTTCCTCGTGGGCGTGGTCAATACCCGCAACCTCTACTGGCTGGCCCTGACGGTGCTCGTGGCCGTCTTCGTCGTGGTCACCTGGGTGCAGTCCTCCCGCGCCGGCCACGTCGCCGCCGCGGTCCGCGAGAACGAACTCCGCGTCCGCGTCCTGGGCCTGCAGCCGTACCTCGTCAAGCTGTTGATTTTCGTGGTCTCCGCCATCCTGGTCAGCATCATCGGCATGGTGTTCCTGCTGCTGCAGAGCGGCGCCGTCCCGCGGGCCATGTCCGCGGACCTGACCATCACCTTGCTCGTGATGGTGGTCCTGGGCGGCGTCGGCTCGCGCTGGGGTGCGGTGATCGGCGGGGTCTTCTACACCATCCTGGACCAGCGACTCACGACGCTGGCGAACTCCGACGCTATCGATGCGCTGCCGGACATCCTGCGGGTACCGTTGTCTGAACCCCTGTTCATCCTGGGCACCCTGTTCATCCTCGTGGTGCTCTTCCTGCCCGGCGGCCTGACGGGAACCGCGCAGCTGCTGGCCCATCGCCGGGACCGGCAAAAAGCGCGGCGCGGCGGCCGCGGTGCGGGACCTAACAGCCCCGGACATGACAGCACCGGAAGTGAAAGGACAGCGATGTCCCGCGAGATCCTGGAGGAATCGGCATGA
- a CDS encoding branched-chain amino acid ABC transporter permease produces the protein MSTVVLLLFTGLGLGALYFLVAAGLSLIYGLMGVLNFAHGAFLTLGAFTGWEIARRTGSDNWGTFLLSLLVGAAAGAAFAAFTEFVLIRRLYQRHIEQVLITVGLSLAAVALFDGIWGTDPVFIQGPAWFKDTTEILGARVPNDRFVCIIAAVLVLLALVFFLKNTRYGMIIRAGVENRSMVTALGIDVRKAFTLVFTIGGAAAGLGGVLASHYFGYVSPMLGGSLLIFAFIVTVIGGLGSLTGAAIAAVAVAVLQQFANFYLGGTGDFVVVLALALVLLFRPSGLLGRTS, from the coding sequence GTGAGTACCGTCGTCCTCCTGCTCTTCACCGGCCTGGGCCTGGGTGCCCTGTACTTCCTCGTGGCCGCCGGCCTGTCCCTGATCTACGGGCTCATGGGCGTGCTCAACTTCGCGCACGGCGCATTCCTGACCCTCGGAGCCTTCACCGGCTGGGAAATCGCCCGCCGGACCGGTTCCGACAACTGGGGGACGTTCCTGCTGTCCCTCCTGGTCGGGGCCGCGGCAGGGGCCGCGTTCGCCGCCTTCACCGAGTTCGTCCTGATCCGTCGGCTGTACCAGCGGCACATCGAACAGGTCCTCATCACGGTGGGCCTCTCGCTCGCCGCGGTTGCCCTCTTCGACGGCATCTGGGGCACCGACCCGGTGTTCATCCAGGGACCTGCCTGGTTCAAGGACACCACCGAAATCCTCGGCGCCCGCGTCCCCAATGACCGGTTCGTCTGCATCATCGCCGCCGTCCTCGTGCTGCTGGCCCTGGTGTTCTTCCTGAAGAACACCCGCTACGGCATGATCATCCGGGCCGGCGTCGAGAACCGCTCCATGGTGACGGCCCTCGGCATCGACGTCCGGAAGGCCTTCACCCTCGTCTTTACGATCGGCGGTGCGGCCGCGGGGCTGGGCGGCGTCCTGGCCTCGCATTACTTCGGCTACGTCTCGCCGATGCTGGGCGGCTCGCTGCTGATCTTCGCCTTCATCGTCACGGTGATCGGCGGACTGGGCTCGCTGACCGGCGCGGCCATTGCCGCCGTCGCCGTCGCCGTCCTGCAGCAGTTCGCCAACTTCTACCTCGGCGGCACCGGCGACTTCGTCGTCGTGCTGGCGCTGGCGCTTGTGCTGCTGTTCCGTCCCTCCGGCCTGCTCGGGAGAACCTCATGA
- a CDS encoding ABC transporter ATP-binding protein produces MTAAAEARPILRLEGLNAHIAGQQVVEDVSFTVPASGITALLGRNGVGKTSTIKAIIGLIDRTGAVELDGVRIEKDPTFKIIRSGVGYVPEDREVFSKLTVAENLRLAERDAAPRRQLVEELFPDLLARSAQMAGTLSGGQQQMVSLARALLNTNKILLVDEPTKGLAPKIVAEVAETLAEAARTVPILLVEQNLHVVRQLAAGAVVLSGGRVVHTGSALEFLDDAELTQRLLGVSAEGHARESTGKTAETPAGKGAAL; encoded by the coding sequence ATGACCGCCGCAGCGGAAGCCCGCCCGATACTCAGGCTTGAGGGCCTCAACGCCCATATCGCCGGACAGCAGGTCGTGGAGGACGTTTCCTTCACCGTCCCGGCCAGCGGCATCACCGCGCTGCTGGGCCGCAACGGCGTCGGGAAGACCAGCACCATCAAGGCCATCATCGGCCTGATCGACCGCACCGGGGCCGTGGAGCTTGACGGCGTGCGGATCGAGAAGGACCCGACGTTCAAGATCATCCGCAGCGGGGTGGGCTACGTCCCTGAGGACCGTGAGGTGTTCTCCAAACTCACGGTGGCGGAAAACCTCCGGCTCGCCGAACGCGACGCCGCACCCCGGCGCCAGCTCGTCGAGGAGCTCTTCCCGGACCTCCTGGCCCGGTCCGCCCAGATGGCGGGCACGCTCTCCGGCGGCCAGCAGCAGATGGTCTCGCTGGCCCGTGCGCTGCTGAACACCAACAAGATCCTGCTTGTCGACGAACCCACCAAGGGCCTGGCCCCGAAGATCGTGGCCGAGGTCGCCGAGACCCTGGCCGAAGCCGCCAGGACAGTCCCCATCCTCTTGGTCGAACAGAACCTGCACGTCGTCCGGCAGCTCGCCGCGGGCGCCGTCGTCCTCTCCGGAGGCCGGGTGGTCCACACCGGCAGCGCCCTGGAATTCCTCGACGACGCCGAGCTGACCCAGCGCCTGCTGGGCGTCTCCGCTGAGGGCCACGCACGGGAGAGTACTGGGAAAACAGCCGAAACACCGGCCGGGAAAGGCGCCGCCCTGTGA
- a CDS encoding ABC transporter ATP-binding protein, with the protein MNSPALPALAVDGLGLQIGGARILQDVGFAIGTGEMVGVIGPNGAGKTTLFNLISGVMRPTEGSITLNGREITADPVHRRARAGLGRTFQTSNLFPRLSVLENVRLAAQAKLGGSFSILRFPSASDEATRIARGTIEEVGLTGQLTTAAGDLSHGEKRKVEIAVLLATDPAVVLLDEPMAGVASGDVPALTAIIRGMHRDRGCTVMMVEHHMDVVLGLVDRVAVMHHGSLLALDSPEAVMSDPTVQSAYLGEPV; encoded by the coding sequence ATGAATTCCCCAGCCCTGCCCGCCCTCGCGGTGGACGGCCTCGGTCTGCAGATCGGCGGTGCGCGCATCCTCCAGGACGTGGGCTTCGCCATCGGCACCGGCGAAATGGTCGGTGTCATCGGCCCCAACGGTGCCGGCAAGACCACCCTGTTCAACCTGATTTCGGGCGTGATGCGGCCCACCGAGGGCAGCATCACACTGAACGGCAGGGAGATCACGGCCGACCCGGTCCACCGCCGGGCCCGGGCAGGGCTGGGCCGGACCTTCCAGACCTCCAACCTGTTTCCCCGGCTCAGCGTGCTGGAAAACGTCCGGCTCGCCGCCCAAGCGAAACTCGGCGGCAGCTTTAGCATCCTGCGCTTCCCGTCCGCCTCCGACGAGGCCACCCGGATTGCCCGCGGCACCATCGAGGAAGTCGGGCTCACCGGCCAGCTCACGACGGCGGCGGGGGACCTCTCGCACGGCGAGAAACGCAAGGTGGAGATCGCCGTGCTGCTGGCGACGGATCCCGCCGTCGTGCTCCTGGATGAGCCGATGGCCGGCGTGGCGTCGGGGGACGTCCCGGCCCTCACCGCGATCATCCGGGGAATGCACCGGGACCGCGGCTGCACCGTGATGATGGTGGAGCACCACATGGACGTGGTCCTGGGCCTCGTGGACCGGGTGGCCGTGATGCACCACGGCAGCCTGCTCGCCCTCGACAGCCCGGAGGCCGTGATGTCGGACCCGACCGTACAGAGCGCCTACCTTGGAGAGCCCGTATGA
- a CDS encoding substrate-binding domain-containing protein, whose product MKDTKKFLMAAVMATGLALSACAPTAGSAAPAESGGTKAAEPVNVGIIYSKTGPLAAYGATYYEGLQAGIDHATGGTGTVNGAKINLTYADDGGDPDKAVTAAKDLIGKGYKIIGGTVVSGIALKLSEQAAQNKVLYISGPAATDAIQGINKYTFRSGRQSLQDVATAGSFIDTKGKKVVVFAQDNAFGQGNVAAVKAVLGAKGATVESVLVPDGQELTPFARQLIDAKPDMVFVAWAGATSGTMWQTLSQQGAFDAAPIVTGLGDAATFGAYGEATAKISFLNHYFPGASGTEVEKKMIASVEKAGKKADLFTPDGFVAGQMIVQAIKEGGADADAMVKALEGFSFDGPKGKETVRASDHALVQDMYQVKLVQTGGTWAPELIKVVPGDTVAPPEKK is encoded by the coding sequence GTGAAGGATACAAAGAAGTTCCTGATGGCCGCCGTTATGGCCACCGGGCTGGCCCTCAGTGCCTGCGCACCCACCGCGGGCAGCGCAGCGCCGGCCGAGTCCGGCGGCACCAAGGCCGCCGAGCCGGTCAATGTCGGCATCATCTACTCCAAGACTGGCCCGCTGGCCGCCTACGGCGCCACCTACTACGAGGGCCTGCAGGCGGGTATCGACCACGCCACCGGCGGGACCGGCACCGTCAACGGTGCCAAGATCAACCTCACCTACGCCGACGACGGCGGCGATCCCGACAAGGCCGTCACGGCTGCCAAGGACCTGATCGGCAAGGGCTACAAGATCATCGGCGGCACGGTCGTCTCCGGCATCGCGCTCAAGCTCTCGGAACAGGCTGCACAGAACAAGGTCCTGTACATCTCCGGCCCCGCCGCCACCGACGCCATCCAGGGCATCAACAAGTACACCTTCCGCTCGGGCCGCCAGAGCCTGCAGGACGTGGCCACGGCCGGCTCCTTCATCGACACCAAGGGCAAGAAGGTGGTTGTCTTCGCGCAGGACAACGCCTTCGGCCAGGGCAACGTCGCAGCCGTCAAGGCCGTCCTCGGAGCCAAGGGCGCCACCGTCGAATCCGTCCTGGTTCCGGACGGACAGGAACTGACACCCTTCGCCCGCCAGCTCATCGATGCGAAGCCGGATATGGTCTTCGTGGCCTGGGCAGGGGCAACGTCCGGCACCATGTGGCAGACCCTGAGCCAGCAGGGGGCCTTCGACGCCGCCCCGATCGTCACCGGGCTCGGCGACGCCGCCACGTTCGGCGCCTATGGTGAGGCCACCGCCAAGATCAGCTTCCTGAACCACTACTTCCCGGGCGCCTCGGGCACCGAGGTGGAGAAGAAGATGATCGCGTCGGTCGAGAAGGCCGGCAAGAAGGCCGACCTCTTCACCCCCGACGGCTTCGTGGCCGGCCAGATGATTGTCCAGGCCATCAAGGAGGGCGGCGCCGACGCCGACGCCATGGTCAAGGCACTCGAGGGCTTCAGCTTCGACGGCCCCAAGGGCAAGGAAACAGTCCGCGCCTCGGACCACGCCCTGGTCCAGGACATGTACCAGGTCAAGCTCGTCCAGACGGGCGGCACCTGGGCCCCGGAGCTCATCAAGGTGGTCCCGGGCGACACGGTCGCCCCGCCGGAAAAGAAGTAA